One region of Miscanthus floridulus cultivar M001 chromosome 19, ASM1932011v1, whole genome shotgun sequence genomic DNA includes:
- the LOC136528135 gene encoding GTP-binding nuclear protein Ran-1-like, which yields MALPNTQPVDYPSFKLVLVGDGGTGKTTYVKRHITGEFEKRYEPTIGVEVRPLDFTTSHGKIRFYCWDTAGQEKFGGLRDGYYINGQCAIIMFDVTSRITYKNVPTWHRDISRVCENIPVVLCGNKVDVKNRQVKAKAVTYHRKKNLQYYEISAKSNYNFEKPFLYLARKLAGNTDVKFVEELALVPADVTIDVAAQQQIDKEIELAAAIPLPDEDDDNMD from the exons ATG GCTCTGCCGAATACCCAGCCCGTGGACTACCCCAGcttcaagctagtcctcgttggcgACGGTGGCACTG GGAAGACGACGTACGTGAAGAGGCACATCACCGGGGAGTTCGAGAAGCGATACGAAC CAACAATCGGGGTGGAGGTGCGCCCTCTGGACTTCACCACGAGCCATGGCAAGATAAGGTTCTACTGCTGGGACACGGCCGGCCAAGAGAAGTTTGGTGGCCTCCGTGATGGATACTA CATCAATGGTCAATGTGCGATTATCATGTTCGATGTCACCTCAAGGATCACCTACAAGAATGTTCCCACCTGGCACAGGGACATCAGCAG GGTGTGTGAGAACATCCCGGTTGTCCTGTGCGGCAACAAGGTGGATGTGAAGAACCGGCAGGTGAAGGCCAAGGCAGTGACTTACCACAGGAAGAAGAACCTCCAGTACTATGAGATCTctgccaagagcaactacaactTCGAGAAGCCTTTTCTCTACCTTGCAAGGAAGCTCGCAGG GAACACGGACGTCAAGTTCGTCGAAGAGTTAGCCCTCGTCCCTGCCGACGTGACCATCGACGTTGCCGCGCAGCAACA GATTGACAAAGAGATCGAACTTGCTGCAGCGATTCCCCTGCCGGATGAAGACGATGACAACATGGATTGA
- the LOC136526986 gene encoding elongation factor 1-alpha-like, translating to MGKEKTHINIVVIGHVDSGKSTTTGHLIYKLGGIDKRVIERFEKEAAEMNKRSFKYAWVLDKLKAERERGITIDIALWKFETTKYYCTVIDAPGHRDFIKNMITGTSQADCAVLIIDSTTGGFEAGISKDGQTREHALLAFTLGVKQMICCCNKMDATTPKYSKARYDEIVKEVSSYLKKVGYNPDKIHFVPISGFEGDNMIERSTNLDWYKGPTLLDALDLINEPKRPSDKPLRLPLQDVYKIGGIGTVPVGRVETGIIKPGMVVTFGPSGLTTEVKSVEMHHEALQEALPGDNVGFNVKNVAVKDLKRGYVASNSKDDPAKEAASFTSQVIIMNHPGQIGNGYAPVLDCHTSHIAVKFAELVTKIDRRSGKELEKEPKFLKNGDAGMVKMVPTKPMVVETFSEYPPLGRFAVRDMRQTVAVGVIKSVEKKDPTGAKVTKAAAKKK from the exons ATGGGTAAGGAGAAGACTCACATCAACATTGTGGTCATTGGCCATGTCGACTCTGGCAAGTCGACCACCACTGGCCACCTGATCTACAAGCTTGGAGGTATTGACAAGCGTGTGATCGAGAGGTTCGAGAAAGAGGCTGCGGAGATGAACAAGCGGTCCTTCAAGTATGCATGGGTGCTTGACAAGCTCAAGGCTGAGCGTGAGAGAGGTATCACAATTGATATCGCCCTGTGGAAGTTCGAGACCACCAAGTACTACTGCACTGTCATTGATGCCCCTGGACACCGTGACTTCATCAAGAATATGATCACTGGCACTTCCCAGGCTGACTGTGCTGTTCTTATCATTGACTCCACCACTGGTGGTTTTGAGGCTGGTATCTCCAAGGATGGCCAGACCCGTGAGCATGCTCTCCTTGCTTTCACACTTGGAGTGAAGCAGATGATTTGCTGCTGCAACAAG ATGGACGCCACCACACCCAAGTACTCAAAGGCCCGTTATGATGAGATTGTGAAGGAAGTCTCTTCCTACCTGAAGAAGGTTGGGTACAACCCTGACAAGATCCACTTTGTTCCCATCTCTGGTTTCGAAGGTGACAACATGATTGAGAGGTCCACCAACCTTGACTGGTACAAGGGCCCAACCCTACTTGACGCTCTGGACTTGATCAATGAGCCGAAGAGGCCTTCAGACAAGCCCCTGCGTCTCCCCCTTCAGGATGTGTACAAGATTGGTGGTATTGGAACTGTTCCTGTTGGGCGTGTTGAGACTGGTATCATCAAGCCTGGTATGGTTGTTACCTTTGGTCCTAGTGGCCTTACTACTGAGGTTAAGTCTGTTGAGATGCACCATGAGGCTCTCCAGGAGGCCCTTCCTGGTGACAATGTTGGCTTCAACGTTAAGAATGTTGCTGTGAAGGATCTGAAGCGTGGGTATGTGGCCTCCAACTCCAAGGATGACCCTGCCAAGGAGGCTGCTAGCTTCACCTCCCAGGTCATCATCATGAACCACCCTGGGCAGATCGGCAACGGCTATGCCCCAGTGCTGGACTGCCACACCTCACACATTGCTGTCAAGTTTGCTGAGCTCGTTACCAAGATTGATAGGCGGTCTGGCAAGGAGCTTGAGAAGGAGCCTAAATTCCTCAAGAACGGTGATGCtggtatggtgaagatggttccCACTAAGCCCATGGTGGTGGAGACCTTTTCTGAGTATCCTCCTCTTGGTCGCTTTGCTGTCCGGGACATGAGGCAAACTGTGGCTGTCGGAGTCATCAAGAGtgtggagaagaaggacccaactGGAGCCAAGGTGACCAAGGCTGCCGCCAAGAAGAAATGA